In Cryptomeria japonica chromosome 10, Sugi_1.0, whole genome shotgun sequence, a genomic segment contains:
- the LOC131029358 gene encoding uncharacterized protein LOC131029358 — protein sequence MPSIMPMRRKKWTEEEEETLINKYGEMLNNGVLGKMKTRERKFQPIATHVNMMHHVQDPIAFPWQWTWKDASTKVQNMRHQYLGVKQKIRKIVNSIDSGDREEYEWAEGLTHWSNFLKYKEVFGDVELDFGDIGGQGNGGRNLGVLNGRGRQRMRFGNQVALLEDGSFMKNMGLDSSQENGLLGLGLGFEYEGEEGDENGMKEGGCGEEYEYEEAEQNPECSRKKKRFVKDGLSGVVAKSSAGIVESRVLGFLANQFAQLREREARREEAEVERERERQKREMLRAETEIEREREREEWEKEREEQEQMREKEREDRFQLWESRAKEREARERQRREEEMRRESEWEERMEQRRLEWRKAMETMMREHQATMAQLQAQIVQSQQNVITQLLGTVLQFSGQAADLSDHTGAGNPFVTQILQNLQHCGGSGILPSGNRVAGGSNDNQFIVDG from the coding sequence ATGCCGTCCATTATGCCTATGCGGCGTAAGAAATGGacggaagaagaagaagaaaccctaatcaacaaatatGGCGAAATGCTCAACAATGGGGTTTTGGGTAAAATGAAAACGAGGGAGAGAAAATTTCAGCCCATTGCAACCCATGTTAATATGATGCACCATGTTCAGGACCCAATTGCCTTTCCTTGGCAATGGACCTGGAAAGATGCCTCCACAAAGGTTCAGAATATGCGGCACCAGTACCTCGGGGTTAAGCAAAAAATCAGGAAAATTGTTAATAGCATTGATTCGGGGGACAGGGAGGAGTACGAGTGGGCAGAGGGCTTGACGCACTGGTCTAATTTTTTGAAGTATAAGGAGGTTTTTGGCGATGTGGAGCTTGATTTCGGTGACATTGGAGGGCAGGGGAATGGTGGGAGGAATTTGGGAGTTTTGAATGGGAGGGGTCGGCAGAGGATGAGGTTTGGTAATCAGGTGGCGCTCCTGGAGGATGGATCTTTTATGAAGAATATGGGGCTCGATAGTAGCCAGGAGAATGggcttttagggttagggttagggtttgagtaCGAGGGCGAGGAAGGGGATGAAAATGGGATGAAAGAGGGTGGCTGTGGGGAGGAGTATGAGTACGAGGAGGCAGAGCAGAATCCGGAGTGTAGTAGGAAGAAGAAGAGGTTTGTTAAGGATGGATTGAGTGGAGTAGTTGCGAAAAGCAGTGCTGGTATCGTGGAGTCAAGGGTTTTGGGTTTCCTGGCTAACCAGTTTGCGCAATTGAGGGAGAGGGAGGCAAGGAGAGAAGAGGCAGAGGTGGAGCGAGAGCGTGAGAGAcaaaagagagagatgttgagAGCAGAGACTGAAatcgagagggagagggagagggaggagtgggagaaggagagggaagagCAGGAGCAGAtgagggagaaagagagggaggaTAGGTTTCAGCTCTGGGAGAGCAGGGCGAAGGAGCGTGAGGCAAGGGAGCGGCAGAGAAGAGAGGAGGAGATGCGAAGGGAAAGTGAGTGGGAAGAGAGGATGGAACAGCGGAGATTGGAGTGGAGAAAGGCAATGGAGACAATGATGAGGGAACATCAGGCTACTATGGCTCAACTTCAGGCCCAGATAGTGCAGAGCCAGCAGAATGTTATCACGCAACTGCTTGGGACTGTCTTGCAGTTTTCTGGTCAGGCTGCTGATTTGTCTGATCACACAGGAGCCGGGAACCCTTTTGTCACACAGATTCTTCAAAATTTGCAGCACTGTGGTGGGAGTGGGATTCTTCCAAGTGGAAACAGGGTTGCAGGAGGAAGTAATGATAATCAATTTATTGTAGATGGTTGA